From a region of the Streptomyces sp. NBC_01454 genome:
- a CDS encoding virginiamycin B lyase family protein, with protein sequence MAAVRGLAPTLFSAAFSTVTIPAGTSPLAVAVAPNGNVYVGNANSNNVTVISSVTNTVLATVPAGSGPAMIAVAPNGNVYVTNQSSNNVTVISSATNTVLATVPVGGGPFALAVAPNGNVYVANSTSNNVTVINSTTNAVVATVPVGAVPDAVAVAQNGNVYVANRNAGTATVISSATNTVITTLPTGGFPGAAAVAQNGNVYIANQTSNNVTVIDSATNTVVATVPAGTVPGVIAIAPNGNVYVTNTVSNNVTVISSTTNTVLATVPTGGGPFGVAVAPTGNVYVGNSSSNNVTVISSATNTVLATVPVGAFPFSVAAAPNSNVYVTNANSASVTEISPLTVTTSPAAPVCGQPVTFSISGGTPNGTAVVDFGDSSPTVTVPLDATGSGQTTHTYTAGTFTATVNGNPTPVTVNSNPTTTTLSVTPNPSTCGQSVTVCATITPAPATTTVPTGTVTFTLPNGQTQVVPVNASGQACFTTTALTTGTLTAAYGGDSCFTGSNASTPVTVNRTPTTLTAQPGTIRLRLTPLPEFYIPTLSATLRTTSGMPVAGQPVTFTATTLFGPVNLGTAVTDANGTATIHNAIVPVFAIATPFYTATFPGNACYTAATAHGILLFIPLPG encoded by the coding sequence GTGGCCGCGGTACGGGGGCTTGCGCCCACGCTGTTCAGTGCGGCGTTCTCCACGGTGACGATCCCGGCGGGCACGAGCCCGCTGGCGGTGGCCGTGGCGCCGAACGGCAACGTCTACGTCGGCAACGCCAATTCGAACAATGTGACGGTGATCAGCAGCGTCACGAACACCGTCCTGGCCACGGTCCCCGCCGGCTCAGGCCCGGCCATGATTGCGGTGGCGCCGAACGGCAACGTCTACGTCACCAATCAGAGCTCGAACAACGTGACGGTGATCAGCAGCGCCACGAACACGGTCCTGGCCACCGTCCCCGTCGGCGGGGGCCCGTTCGCATTGGCGGTGGCGCCGAACGGCAACGTCTACGTCGCCAACAGCACTTCGAACAACGTGACGGTGATCAACAGCACCACGAACGCCGTCGTGGCCACCGTCCCCGTCGGCGCGGTCCCGGACGCGGTGGCGGTGGCGCAGAACGGCAACGTCTACGTCGCCAACCGGAACGCTGGCACCGCGACGGTGATCAGCAGCGCCACGAACACCGTCATTACCACCCTCCCCACCGGTGGGTTCCCGGGCGCGGCGGCGGTGGCGCAGAACGGCAACGTCTACATCGCCAACCAGACCTCGAACAACGTGACGGTGATCGACAGCGCCACCAACACTGTCGTGGCCACCGTCCCCGCCGGCACGGTCCCGGGGGTGATCGCGATCGCGCCGAACGGCAACGTCTACGTCACCAACACCGTTTCCAACAACGTGACGGTGATCAGCAGCACCACGAACACCGTCCTGGCCACCGTCCCCACCGGCGGGGGCCCGTTCGGGGTGGCGGTGGCGCCGACCGGCAACGTCTACGTCGGCAACAGCAGTTCCAACAATGTGACGGTGATCAGCAGCGCCACGAACACGGTCCTGGCCACCGTCCCCGTCGGCGCGTTCCCGTTCTCGGTGGCGGCGGCACCGAACAGCAACGTCTACGTCACCAACGCCAATTCGGCCAGCGTGACGGAGATTTCGCCGTTGACGGTGACGACCTCGCCTGCGGCGCCGGTGTGCGGGCAACCGGTGACGTTCAGCATTTCCGGGGGGACTCCGAACGGGACAGCGGTGGTGGACTTCGGGGACAGCAGCCCCACGGTCACCGTCCCCCTGGACGCCACCGGGAGCGGGCAGACCACCCACACCTACACCGCCGGTACGTTCACCGCGACCGTGAACGGCAATCCCACCCCCGTCACCGTGAACTCCAACCCCACCACGACGACGCTGTCGGTGACGCCGAACCCCTCCACCTGCGGTCAGAGCGTGACGGTATGCGCCACCATCACCCCGGCGCCGGCCACCACCACGGTGCCGACCGGCACGGTCACCTTCACCCTCCCCAACGGCCAAACCCAGGTGGTCCCCGTCAACGCATCGGGGCAGGCATGCTTCACCACCACCGCCCTGACCACCGGCACCCTCACCGCCGCCTACGGCGGTGACAGCTGCTTCACCGGCTCCAACGCCAGCACCCCCGTCACCGTGAACCGCACCCCCACCACGCTGACCGCGCAGCCAGGCACGATCCGGCTCCGGCTGACCCCGCTGCCCGAGTTCTACATCCCCACCCTCAGCGCCACCCTGAGGACCACCTCGGGGATGCCGGTGGCCGGTCAGCCGGTGACCTTCACCGCCACCACGCTCTTCGGCCCGGTCAACCTCGGCACCGCCGTCACCGACGCCAACGGCACCGCCACCATCCACAACGCCATCGTCCCCGTCTTCGCCATCGCCACCCCCTTCTACACCGCCACCTTCCCCGGCAATGCCTGCTACACCGCCGCCACCGCCCACGGCATCCTGCTGTTCATCCCCCTCCCGGGCTGA
- a CDS encoding class I SAM-dependent methyltransferase: MWATAVGVARVRALETERENALFRDPLAQAFATAGGLWPSSPPLPDDEAARRRRLAVSFSIVIRTKFLDDLLQQASASGVRQVVLLGAGMDSRAFRMDWPEGTRLFEVDTAAPLDFKASVLRQERAVAGCERIAVAVDLREDWPGALAAAGHDPAVPTVWIAEGLLIYLPEDAVELLLARISAQSAAGSRMGLTLGSRGVIERFGADAVPGSAASMWVSEMPDDPVGWLAGHGWEASCHTLRERAAAYGRPISTPPQREERPGGLISAVRR, translated from the coding sequence GTGTGGGCCACGGCGGTGGGAGTGGCCAGGGTGCGGGCGCTGGAGACCGAGCGGGAGAACGCGCTGTTCCGCGACCCACTGGCACAGGCCTTCGCCACCGCCGGTGGCCTGTGGCCCTCCTCGCCGCCGCTGCCCGATGACGAGGCCGCGCGACGCCGCCGGCTGGCCGTGTCGTTCTCCATCGTCATCAGGACGAAGTTCCTCGACGACCTGTTGCAGCAGGCCTCCGCGTCCGGAGTCCGGCAGGTCGTGCTGCTCGGCGCCGGCATGGACAGCCGGGCCTTCCGGATGGACTGGCCCGAGGGCACCCGGCTGTTCGAGGTCGACACCGCCGCGCCACTGGACTTCAAGGCTTCGGTGCTGCGCCAGGAGCGGGCCGTCGCAGGCTGCGAGCGGATCGCTGTCGCGGTGGATCTGCGTGAGGACTGGCCAGGCGCGCTGGCCGCCGCAGGGCACGACCCGGCGGTGCCGACCGTGTGGATCGCCGAAGGACTGCTGATCTATCTGCCCGAGGACGCGGTGGAACTGCTGCTGGCCCGGATCAGCGCGCAGTCGGCGGCAGGCAGTCGGATGGGGCTGACATTGGGCTCGCGCGGTGTGATCGAGCGCTTCGGCGCGGACGCCGTGCCGGGATCGGCGGCATCCATGTGGGTCTCGGAGATGCCCGACGACCCGGTGGGCTGGCTGGCCGGGCACGGCTGGGAGGCCAGCTGCCACACCCTGCGCGAGCGTGCTGCCGCCTACGGCCGCCCGATCAGCACCCCGCCGCAACGTGAGGAGCGGCCCGGCGGACTGATCTCGGCGGTCCGCCGGTAG
- a CDS encoding AraC family transcriptional regulator: MPAEESPLANHQRFHTTDIWEARAEVGRAFCPHELRIVRRSATLDARLHGAPFDRTGLYYLDYGTEVRITPGDLESFFLVQIPLAGYAEITCGREEIISSPELASVPSPTGKLDMRWGDGNPQLIVWFDRSSLESHLGSLLGRAVRRPIFFSLGMNLTTPGSRSWLNIVDLMRREAEGPGGMTSQPVVTKQLESLLMTQLLMAQPNNYTSALLGEQPRVAPPAVRRAMEVIEGHADEPLTVAEIAECVGVGVRALQDGFRRHLDTTPLAYLREVRLDRVRKELLASDPSAATVTAVASRWGFLHPGRFSLSYREQFGESPSETLRA; this comes from the coding sequence ATGCCCGCTGAAGAGTCCCCCCTCGCAAATCACCAGCGGTTCCATACAACGGACATCTGGGAGGCGCGGGCCGAGGTCGGCCGCGCCTTCTGTCCGCATGAGCTGCGCATCGTGCGGCGCTCGGCGACACTCGACGCCCGGCTGCACGGCGCACCCTTCGATCGGACAGGTCTCTATTACCTCGATTACGGCACGGAAGTCCGGATCACGCCGGGCGATCTGGAGAGCTTTTTCCTTGTCCAGATCCCGCTCGCCGGTTACGCCGAAATCACCTGCGGCCGCGAGGAGATCATTTCCTCCCCAGAACTCGCTTCTGTCCCCTCTCCGACCGGAAAGTTGGACATGCGCTGGGGTGACGGCAATCCGCAGCTGATCGTGTGGTTCGACCGATCCTCACTGGAATCGCACCTGGGCAGTTTGCTCGGCCGCGCCGTGCGCCGCCCGATCTTCTTCTCGCTCGGCATGAACCTCACCACACCGGGCTCCCGATCCTGGCTCAACATCGTCGACCTCATGCGCCGGGAGGCGGAGGGGCCTGGTGGCATGACGAGCCAGCCCGTCGTGACAAAACAGCTTGAATCACTCCTCATGACCCAGCTGTTGATGGCCCAGCCCAACAACTACACGTCGGCGCTGCTCGGCGAGCAGCCGCGCGTCGCACCGCCCGCGGTCCGCCGCGCCATGGAGGTCATCGAGGGACATGCCGACGAGCCGCTCACGGTCGCGGAGATCGCGGAATGCGTCGGCGTCGGCGTACGGGCCCTTCAGGACGGCTTCCGCCGGCATCTCGACACGACACCGCTCGCGTACCTGCGCGAGGTCCGCCTGGATCGCGTACGCAAGGAACTCCTGGCCTCCGACCCGAGTGCCGCGACCGTCACCGCCGTCGCCTCTCGCTGGGGCTTCCTGCACCCGGGCCGTTTCTCACTCTCGTACCGCGAACAGTTCGGGGAGTCGCCTTCGGAGACGTTGCGGGCATAG
- a CDS encoding styrene monooxygenase/indole monooxygenase family protein — MRKITIVGAGQAGLQLGIGLIDHGFDVTLVSNRTGDQIREGRVMSSQAMFGTALAHERNLGLDFWGNACPSIDGLGVCIADGQGGRALSFDARLEATARSIDQRVKMPLWMGEFARRGGRLELCEAGIEDLERYAAESDLVIVAAGKGAIAGLFERDAMRSPYDAPQRALALAYVTGMAALPDRPGVSFNVIPGVGEYFTMPSLTTSGPCDIMFFEGIPGGPLDCFDGLTPHQQLAKFQELLRTYIPWEAERCTDVTLTDGNGTLAGRFAPTVRKPVATLPSGAQVLGLADVVVLNDPITGQGSNNASKCAASYLATILDHGERPYDAAFMELAFGRFWDNAQSATAWTNAMLGAPPQHVLEIFGAASANSRISARFVNGFDDPRDVHHWFLDPVAARNYLTEAGA; from the coding sequence ATGCGCAAGATCACCATCGTCGGAGCCGGCCAGGCCGGTCTTCAGCTCGGCATCGGCCTGATCGACCACGGTTTTGACGTCACCCTCGTGTCCAACCGCACCGGAGACCAGATCCGCGAGGGCCGGGTCATGTCCAGCCAGGCCATGTTCGGGACCGCACTGGCCCACGAGCGCAACCTCGGCCTCGACTTCTGGGGCAACGCCTGCCCGTCGATCGACGGTCTCGGCGTGTGCATCGCCGACGGCCAGGGCGGCCGGGCGCTCTCCTTCGACGCCCGCCTCGAGGCCACCGCCCGCTCCATCGACCAGCGCGTCAAAATGCCACTTTGGATGGGCGAGTTCGCGCGCCGCGGCGGCCGTCTGGAGCTCTGCGAGGCCGGCATCGAGGACCTGGAGCGCTACGCCGCCGAGTCCGACCTGGTGATCGTCGCGGCCGGCAAGGGTGCGATCGCCGGGCTGTTCGAGCGGGACGCCATGCGTTCCCCGTACGACGCGCCCCAGCGCGCGCTGGCCCTGGCGTACGTCACCGGCATGGCAGCGCTGCCCGACCGCCCCGGCGTCAGCTTCAACGTCATCCCCGGTGTGGGTGAGTACTTCACCATGCCCAGCCTCACCACCAGCGGCCCCTGCGACATCATGTTCTTCGAGGGCATCCCGGGTGGCCCGCTCGACTGCTTCGACGGGCTCACCCCCCACCAGCAGCTGGCGAAGTTCCAGGAACTGCTGCGGACGTACATTCCGTGGGAGGCCGAGCGCTGCACCGATGTCACGCTCACCGACGGGAACGGCACCCTCGCGGGCCGCTTCGCGCCGACCGTCCGCAAGCCTGTCGCCACGCTGCCCTCTGGCGCGCAGGTACTCGGCCTCGCCGACGTCGTCGTCCTCAACGACCCGATCACCGGCCAGGGGTCCAACAACGCCTCGAAGTGCGCGGCCTCCTACCTCGCCACCATCCTGGACCACGGCGAGCGCCCGTACGACGCCGCGTTCATGGAGCTGGCCTTCGGCCGCTTCTGGGACAACGCGCAATCCGCCACGGCCTGGACCAACGCGATGCTCGGCGCCCCGCCGCAGCACGTCCTGGAGATCTTCGGCGCGGCGAGCGCCAACTCCCGTATCTCCGCCCGCTTCGTCAACGGCTTCGACGACCCGCGCGATGTGCACCACTGGTTCCTGGACCCGGTCGCCGCGAGGAACTACCTGACGGAGGCGGGCGCCTGA